One window from the genome of Choloepus didactylus isolate mChoDid1 chromosome 2, mChoDid1.pri, whole genome shotgun sequence encodes:
- the CD48 gene encoding CD48 antigen isoform X2, translating into MVRAHSAPGVIAVSGSNVSLTISEQLPNDYRQFSWYYTTTQKIVEWDLSSITYFDSKFKGRVVLDPSASTLHISQLQKEDSSVYILQVLHESGKEEEWTIPLEVFDPVPNPVIKIEKKHKENNSCFVNLSCGVYDQSVNYTWYRDSGPFPTELQSSVLEIVLTPENNSKFFTCEISNPVSRKNDTVYFISPCTLARSSGVAWIATWLEVLMPVVLGILFTWDELL; encoded by the exons CTCATTCAGCACCTGGAGTGATCGCAGTCTCTGGCAGCAACGTGAGCCTTACCATCTCTGAGCAACTGCCTAATGACTACAGACAATTCAGTTGGTATTACACCACTACCCAGAAAATTGTAGAATGGGACTTGAGCAGCATTACATACTTTGATTCTAAATTTAAGGGCAGAGTCGTGCTTGATCCTTCAGCTAGCACGCTGCACATCTCTCAACTCCAAAAAGAGGATAGCAGTGTATACATCCTGCAAGTGTTGCATGAGTCTGGGAAAGAGGAGGAATGGACAATACCATTGGAGGTGTTTG ATCCTGTACCCAATCCTgtgataaaaattgaaaagaaacacaaagagaataacaGTTGTTTCGTGAATCTGTCATGTGGGGTCTACGATCAGTCTGTAAACTACACCTGGTATAGAGACTCAGGACCCTTTCCAACGGAGCTCCAGAGTAGCGTGCTTGAAATCGTCCTTACGCCAGAAAACAACTCCAAGTTTTTCACCTGCGAAATCAGTAATCCTGTGAGCAGGAAGAATGACACAGTTTACTTCATTTCACCCTGTACTCTGG CTCGATCCTCTGGAGTAGCTTGGATTGCAACTTGGCTAGAGGTCCTGATGCCAGTTGTTCTTGGCATCCTATTTACCTGGGATGAACTTTTATAA